A genomic window from Hypomesus transpacificus isolate Combined female chromosome 15, fHypTra1, whole genome shotgun sequence includes:
- the LOC124478344 gene encoding post-GPI attachment to proteins factor 2-like, whose translation MLQAPNTLGHEKPLIRLSFSSCVVSTVSLPLLGLTSCIFISSVFHFEDSTGTHCQVPNYLPSISASISQSPECHIWRVCIGLHSAPRFLVAVSYFNLYKSRFSSRFPQWLLYSGNLVCALTETFGLLLLSYVSSNETYFVHKEGFVLFIFSSLVYMLITCRLWNIIKKYSLSPEDLKSYHWKIRFLTLNVSFCFLAAYFYWKHNMYCEPGSYTLFSLFEYLVVLSNMAFHLTAFWDFKSREVVILSVAEEKDF comes from the exons ATGCTGCAAGCGCCTAACACCCTGGGGCATGAAAAGCCCCTGATTAGATTATCCTTTTCCTCATGTGTTGTGAGCACAGTGAGTCTACCACTACTTGGTCTAACGTCATGCATCTTTATATCCTCCGTTTTCCATTTTGAAGATTCAACCGGTACACATTGCCAG GTTCCTAATTATTTACCATCAATCAGTGCCTCCATAagtcagagtccagagtgccaTATCTGGCGTGTCTGCATCGGGCTGCACTCTGCTCCTCGGTTCCTTGTGGCCGTGTCCTACTTTAACCTCTACAAGAGTCGCTTCTCCTCCAGGTTCCCACAGTGGCTGCTCTACAGTGGGAACCTGGTGTGTGCGCTCACTGAAACCTTTGGTCTCTTGCTGCTCTCTTACGTGTCCTCTAACGAGACCTACT TTGTCCATAAGGAAGGTTTCGTCCTGTTCATCTTCAGTTCTCTAGTTTACATGTTGATAACATGCCGACTCTGGAATATTATCAAAAAGTACTCTCTGAGCCCCGAG GACCTTAAATCCTATCACTGGAAGATCCGGTTCTTGACTCTCAACGTGTCTTTCTGCTTCCTCGCTGCTTACTTTTACTGGAAACACAATATGTATTGTGAACCTGGGA GCTACACTTTGTTCTCCCTGTTTGAGTATCTGGTTGTTTTGTCAAATATGGCCTTTCACCTAACTGCATTCTGGGACTTCAAAAGCAGAGAGGTAGTGATTCTGTCAGTAGCAGAAGAAAAAGACTTCTGA
- the rhoga gene encoding LOW QUALITY PROTEIN: ras homolog family member Ga (The sequence of the model RefSeq protein was modified relative to this genomic sequence to represent the inferred CDS: inserted 1 base in 1 codon), with protein sequence MQSIKCVVVGDGAVGKTCLLISHTTSAFPNEYIPTVFDNYSSQVTVDNRTISLNLWDTAGQEEYDRLRTLSYPQTNVFVICFSIASPPSYENVKHKWHPEVTHHCPNVPILLVGTKSDLRNDEGVLKKLKDQNQTTITQAQGAALAKQIHAXEVPGMLCPQPRGNKTGV encoded by the exons ATGCAGAGCATCAAGTGTGTGGTGGTTGGGGATGGTGCGGTGGGTAAGACCTGTCTGCTGATCTCACACACCACCAGCGCTTTCCCTAATGAGTACATCCCCACGGTGTTTGACAACTACAGCTCCCAGGTGACAGTGGACAACAGGACAATTAGCCTCAACCTTTGGGACACTGCTGGACAGGAGGAGTATGACCGTCTACGCACCCTCTCCTATCCCCAAACCAACGTTTTTGTCATCTGCTTTTCCATCGCCAGCCCGCCTTCCTATGAGAATGTCAAGCACAAGTGGCATCCAGAGGTTACCCATCATTGCCCAAATGTGCCCATTCTTCTTGTTGGCACCAAAAGCGACCTGCGCAACGATGAAGGAGTCCTGAAGAAGTTGAAGGACCAGAACCAGACAACCATCACCCAAGCACAGGGCGCTGCCCTGGCCAAGCAAATCCACG CTGAAGTACCTGGAATGCTCTGCCCTCAACCAAGAGGGAATAAAACAGGTGTTTGA
- the stim1a gene encoding stromal interaction molecule 1a isoform X3, giving the protein MDFSKLVPLWIVCLCIVGESRTDKPSQANTDFQHVDNGVSELCRIDEPLCQDGNAILSFEAIRSIHKQMDDDANGNVDVAETDVFLREDLNYHDPKGKHNSFHGDDQFISVEDLWNAWKGSAVYNWTVDEVVVWLITYVELPQYVDAFRKYHFNGSAMPRLAVKNTSLTLSVLKILDRSHVQKLQLKSLDTVLFGAPLMNRHHHLKDFMLVVSIVIGVGGCWFAYIQNRYSKDHMKKMMGDLEGLQRAEQSLHDMQQKLQIAQEEHRTVEVEKVNLEQKLRDEINSAKQEAQRLKGLREGTENELSRQKYAEEELDQVRMALKKAEKELESRSSWSPPDALQKWLQLTHEVEVQYYNIKKQNAEKQLLVAKEGAEKIKKKRNTLFGTFHVAHSSSLDDVDHKILAAKQALGEVTAALRERLHRWQQIEILTGFTVVHNPGLPSLASSLNLDPSFMGGRATPQHFMMSEDMEDMDEDMMTPGTLQYASWLMERRASDLWSMGPACRVMWKHSAPSMMSLRQRHMDPQLAMGSQRLVEGCLLGGHQGEGSPYPSRSRTSQYQSPSQSYGQFENFCLPPLSSAVSHPAIFCASSTPPQSLSSLLSCSSSCLPSSLGSSHSAHVLPSSYFQPMDTISDSASSDLTRGRSRLSGSFGELNRSDSDSSLSLSLMGERLSAYSTKGHPVKPTSLLHGPPGRSDDPLSLHALTPNGGNRIPEEESPADAVPDSPILMKKVYSIEKSASMGEINVSLSESSRSLSPNSTDPDTPSPTGGQAGVVGGSGAKGSSRIPQLSSKKSPLEDDSGSTGEETDSAASRKKHTFKIFKKQKK; this is encoded by the exons ATGGATTTCAGCAAATTGGTCCCCTTGTGGATTGTATGCTTATGTATCGTGGGAGAAAGCCGGACAGACAAACCAAGTCAAGCTAACACTGACTTCCAGCATGTTGACAATGGGGTGTCAG aaCTCTGTCGTATCGATGAGCCGCTGTGCCAGGACGGGAACGCCATCCTGAGCTTCGAGGCCATCCGCAGCATCCACAAGCAGATGGACGACGACGCCAACGGGAACGTGGATGTGGCAGAGACAGACGTG TTCCTCAGGGAAGACCTCAACTACCATGACCCCAAAGGCAAGCACAACAGTTTCCATGGTGATGACCAGTTCATAAGCGTGGAGGACCTTTGGAACGCATGGAAGGGTTCAGCAG TGTACAACTGGACAGTGGATGAGGTGGTGGTGTGGCTGATCACCTATGTGGAGCTGCCTCAGTACGTCGACGCCTTCCGCAAGTACCACTTCAACGGCAGTGCCATGCCCCG GCTGGCCGTGAAGAacacctctctcactctgtcagtTCTGAAGATACTGGATCGTAGCCACGTCCAGAAGTTACAGCTCAAATCTTTGGATACCGTTCTGTTTGGTGCACCATTGA tgAACAGACACCACCACCTGAAGGACTTCATGCTGGTGGTATCCATAGTGATTGGAGTAGGTGGCTGCTGGTTTGCCTACATCCAGAACCGCTACTCGAAGGACCACATGAAGAAGATGATGGGGGACCTGGAGGGTCTTCAGAGGGCCGAGCAGAGCCTGCACGACATGCAACAGAA GCTGCAGATAGCCCAGGAGGAGCACCGCacggtggaggtggagaaggtgaACCTGGAGCAGAAGCTGAGGGATGAGATCAACTCGGCCAAACAGGAGGCCCAGCGCCTCAAGGGGCTCCGCGAGGGCACCGAGAACGAGCTGAGCCGGCAGAAATACGCAGAGGAAGAACTGGACCAG GTGCGCATGGCTCTGAAGAAGGCGGAGAAGGAGCTGGAGTCGCGGAGCAGCTGGTCCCCACCAGATGCCCTCCAGAAGTGGCTGCAGCTCACCCACGAGGTGGAGGTCCAGTACTACAACATCAAGAAGCAGAACGCCGAGAAACAGCTGCTGGTGGCCAAGGAGGGG GCCGAGAAGATCAAGAAGAAAAGGAACACCCTGTTTGGAACGTTCCACGTGGCACACAGCTCCTCCCTGGATGACGTGGACCACAAAATCCTGGCGGCAAA ACAGGCGCTGGGGGAGGTGACGGCTGCTCTGAGGGAGAGGCTGCATCGCTGGCAGCAGATCGAGATCCTGACGGGCTTCACCGTGGTCCACAACCCGGGGCTGCCCtcgctggcctcctccctgAACCTCGACCCCAGCTTCATGGGGGGCCGGGCCACGCCCCAGCACTTCATGATGTCGGAGGACATGGAGGACATGGATGAGGACATGATGACACCTGGAACTCTGCAAT ACGCCTCCTGGCTGATGGAACGTCGAGCCAGTGACCTCTGGTCCATGGGGCCTGCCTGCCGGGTCATGTGGAAACACTCCG CTCCCAGTATGATGTCCCTCCGTCAACGCCACATGGACCCCCAGCTGGCTATGGGCTCCCAGAGGTTGGTGGAGGGTTGTCTGTTGGGAGGGCACCAAGGGGAGGGTAGCCCTTACCCTTCCAGGTCTAGGACCTCCCAGTACCAGTCACCCAGCCAATCATATGGACAGTTTGAGAACTTCTgtctgccccccctctcctcggCTGTCTCGCACCCCGCCATATTCTGcgcctcctccacacctcctcagtccctctcctccctcctctcctgctcctcctcctgtctgcccagCTCCCTGGGAAGCTCCCACTCCGcccatgtcctcccctcctcctacttCCAGCCCATGGACACCATCTCAGACTCTGCCTCTTCAGACCTCACCAGAGGGCGCTCCAGACTGAGTGGCAGCTTCGG GGAGCTCAATCGCTCTGACTCCgactcctccctgtctctctccctaatgGGGGAGCGCCTGTCGGCCTACAGCACCAAGGGCCACCCGGTGAAGCCCACATCCCTGCTTCACGGCCCCCCAGGCCGCTCAGACGACCCCCTGTCCCTGCATGCCCTCACCCCCAACGGAGGGAATCGCATCCCCGAGGAAGAATCCCCTGCAGACGCGGTCCCAGACAGCCCCATCCTCATGAAGAAGGTTTACAGCATAGAGAAGTCAGCCAGCATGGGAGAGATCAACGTCAGTCTGTCCGAGTCCTCACGTTCCCTCAGCCCCAACTCCACTGACCCTGACACGCCCTCCCCAACGGGAGGCCAGGCTGGGGTAGTCGGGGGGTCCGGGGCCAAGGGCAGCAGCCGCatcccccagctctcctccaaGAAGAGCCCCCTGGAGGACGACAGCGGCTCCACGGGTGAAGAGACAGACTCCGCAGCCAGCCGTAAGAAACACACCTTCAAGATCTTCAAAAAGCAAAAGAAATAA
- the stim1a gene encoding stromal interaction molecule 1a isoform X2, whose amino-acid sequence MDFSKLVPLWIVCLCIVGESRTDKPSQANTDFQHVDNGVSELCRIDEPLCQDGNAILSFEAIRSIHKQMDDDANGNVDVAETDVFLREDLNYHDPKGKHNSFHGDDQFISVEDLWNAWKGSAVYNWTVDEVVVWLITYVELPQYVDAFRKYHFNGSAMPRLAVKNTSLTLSVLKILDRSHVQKLQLKSLDTVLFGAPLMNRHHHLKDFMLVVSIVIGVGGCWFAYIQNRYSKDHMKKMMGDLEGLQRAEQSLHDMQQKLQIAQEEHRTVEVEKVNLEQKLRDEINSAKQEAQRLKGLREGTENELSRQKYAEEELDQVRMALKKAEKELESRSSWSPPDALQKWLQLTHEVEVQYYNIKKQNAEKQLLVAKEGAEKIKKKRNTLFGTFHVAHSSSLDDVDHKILAAKQALGEVTAALRERLHRWQQIEILTGFTVVHNPGLPSLASSLNLDPSFMGGRATPQHFMMSEDMEDMDEDMMTPGTLQSPSMMSLRQRHMDPQLAMGSQRELNRSDSDSSLSLSLMGERLSAYSTKGHPVKPTSLLHGPPGRSDDPLSLHALTPNGGNRIPEEESPADAVPDSPILMKKVYSIEKSASMGEINVSLSESSRSLSPNSTDPDTPSPTGGQAGVVGGSGAKGSSRIPQLSSKKSPLEDDSGSTGEETDSAASRKKHTFKIFKKQKK is encoded by the exons ATGGATTTCAGCAAATTGGTCCCCTTGTGGATTGTATGCTTATGTATCGTGGGAGAAAGCCGGACAGACAAACCAAGTCAAGCTAACACTGACTTCCAGCATGTTGACAATGGGGTGTCAG aaCTCTGTCGTATCGATGAGCCGCTGTGCCAGGACGGGAACGCCATCCTGAGCTTCGAGGCCATCCGCAGCATCCACAAGCAGATGGACGACGACGCCAACGGGAACGTGGATGTGGCAGAGACAGACGTG TTCCTCAGGGAAGACCTCAACTACCATGACCCCAAAGGCAAGCACAACAGTTTCCATGGTGATGACCAGTTCATAAGCGTGGAGGACCTTTGGAACGCATGGAAGGGTTCAGCAG TGTACAACTGGACAGTGGATGAGGTGGTGGTGTGGCTGATCACCTATGTGGAGCTGCCTCAGTACGTCGACGCCTTCCGCAAGTACCACTTCAACGGCAGTGCCATGCCCCG GCTGGCCGTGAAGAacacctctctcactctgtcagtTCTGAAGATACTGGATCGTAGCCACGTCCAGAAGTTACAGCTCAAATCTTTGGATACCGTTCTGTTTGGTGCACCATTGA tgAACAGACACCACCACCTGAAGGACTTCATGCTGGTGGTATCCATAGTGATTGGAGTAGGTGGCTGCTGGTTTGCCTACATCCAGAACCGCTACTCGAAGGACCACATGAAGAAGATGATGGGGGACCTGGAGGGTCTTCAGAGGGCCGAGCAGAGCCTGCACGACATGCAACAGAA GCTGCAGATAGCCCAGGAGGAGCACCGCacggtggaggtggagaaggtgaACCTGGAGCAGAAGCTGAGGGATGAGATCAACTCGGCCAAACAGGAGGCCCAGCGCCTCAAGGGGCTCCGCGAGGGCACCGAGAACGAGCTGAGCCGGCAGAAATACGCAGAGGAAGAACTGGACCAG GTGCGCATGGCTCTGAAGAAGGCGGAGAAGGAGCTGGAGTCGCGGAGCAGCTGGTCCCCACCAGATGCCCTCCAGAAGTGGCTGCAGCTCACCCACGAGGTGGAGGTCCAGTACTACAACATCAAGAAGCAGAACGCCGAGAAACAGCTGCTGGTGGCCAAGGAGGGG GCCGAGAAGATCAAGAAGAAAAGGAACACCCTGTTTGGAACGTTCCACGTGGCACACAGCTCCTCCCTGGATGACGTGGACCACAAAATCCTGGCGGCAAA ACAGGCGCTGGGGGAGGTGACGGCTGCTCTGAGGGAGAGGCTGCATCGCTGGCAGCAGATCGAGATCCTGACGGGCTTCACCGTGGTCCACAACCCGGGGCTGCCCtcgctggcctcctccctgAACCTCGACCCCAGCTTCATGGGGGGCCGGGCCACGCCCCAGCACTTCATGATGTCGGAGGACATGGAGGACATGGATGAGGACATGATGACACCTGGAACTCTGCAAT CTCCCAGTATGATGTCCCTCCGTCAACGCCACATGGACCCCCAGCTGGCTATGGGCTCCCAGAG GGAGCTCAATCGCTCTGACTCCgactcctccctgtctctctccctaatgGGGGAGCGCCTGTCGGCCTACAGCACCAAGGGCCACCCGGTGAAGCCCACATCCCTGCTTCACGGCCCCCCAGGCCGCTCAGACGACCCCCTGTCCCTGCATGCCCTCACCCCCAACGGAGGGAATCGCATCCCCGAGGAAGAATCCCCTGCAGACGCGGTCCCAGACAGCCCCATCCTCATGAAGAAGGTTTACAGCATAGAGAAGTCAGCCAGCATGGGAGAGATCAACGTCAGTCTGTCCGAGTCCTCACGTTCCCTCAGCCCCAACTCCACTGACCCTGACACGCCCTCCCCAACGGGAGGCCAGGCTGGGGTAGTCGGGGGGTCCGGGGCCAAGGGCAGCAGCCGCatcccccagctctcctccaaGAAGAGCCCCCTGGAGGACGACAGCGGCTCCACGGGTGAAGAGACAGACTCCGCAGCCAGCCGTAAGAAACACACCTTCAAGATCTTCAAAAAGCAAAAGAAATAA
- the stim1a gene encoding stromal interaction molecule 1a isoform X1: MDFSKLVPLWIVCLCIVGESRTDKPSQANTDFQHVDNGVSELCRIDEPLCQDGNAILSFEAIRSIHKQMDDDANGNVDVAETDVFLREDLNYHDPKGKHNSFHGDDQFISVEDLWNAWKGSAVYNWTVDEVVVWLITYVELPQYVDAFRKYHFNGSAMPRLAVKNTSLTLSVLKILDRSHVQKLQLKSLDTVLFGAPLMNRHHHLKDFMLVVSIVIGVGGCWFAYIQNRYSKDHMKKMMGDLEGLQRAEQSLHDMQQKLQIAQEEHRTVEVEKVNLEQKLRDEINSAKQEAQRLKGLREGTENELSRQKYAEEELDQVRMALKKAEKELESRSSWSPPDALQKWLQLTHEVEVQYYNIKKQNAEKQLLVAKEGAEKIKKKRNTLFGTFHVAHSSSLDDVDHKILAAKQALGEVTAALRERLHRWQQIEILTGFTVVHNPGLPSLASSLNLDPSFMGGRATPQHFMMSEDMEDMDEDMMTPGTLQSPSMMSLRQRHMDPQLAMGSQRLVEGCLLGGHQGEGSPYPSRSRTSQYQSPSQSYGQFENFCLPPLSSAVSHPAIFCASSTPPQSLSSLLSCSSSCLPSSLGSSHSAHVLPSSYFQPMDTISDSASSDLTRGRSRLSGSFGELNRSDSDSSLSLSLMGERLSAYSTKGHPVKPTSLLHGPPGRSDDPLSLHALTPNGGNRIPEEESPADAVPDSPILMKKVYSIEKSASMGEINVSLSESSRSLSPNSTDPDTPSPTGGQAGVVGGSGAKGSSRIPQLSSKKSPLEDDSGSTGEETDSAASRKKHTFKIFKKQKK, encoded by the exons ATGGATTTCAGCAAATTGGTCCCCTTGTGGATTGTATGCTTATGTATCGTGGGAGAAAGCCGGACAGACAAACCAAGTCAAGCTAACACTGACTTCCAGCATGTTGACAATGGGGTGTCAG aaCTCTGTCGTATCGATGAGCCGCTGTGCCAGGACGGGAACGCCATCCTGAGCTTCGAGGCCATCCGCAGCATCCACAAGCAGATGGACGACGACGCCAACGGGAACGTGGATGTGGCAGAGACAGACGTG TTCCTCAGGGAAGACCTCAACTACCATGACCCCAAAGGCAAGCACAACAGTTTCCATGGTGATGACCAGTTCATAAGCGTGGAGGACCTTTGGAACGCATGGAAGGGTTCAGCAG TGTACAACTGGACAGTGGATGAGGTGGTGGTGTGGCTGATCACCTATGTGGAGCTGCCTCAGTACGTCGACGCCTTCCGCAAGTACCACTTCAACGGCAGTGCCATGCCCCG GCTGGCCGTGAAGAacacctctctcactctgtcagtTCTGAAGATACTGGATCGTAGCCACGTCCAGAAGTTACAGCTCAAATCTTTGGATACCGTTCTGTTTGGTGCACCATTGA tgAACAGACACCACCACCTGAAGGACTTCATGCTGGTGGTATCCATAGTGATTGGAGTAGGTGGCTGCTGGTTTGCCTACATCCAGAACCGCTACTCGAAGGACCACATGAAGAAGATGATGGGGGACCTGGAGGGTCTTCAGAGGGCCGAGCAGAGCCTGCACGACATGCAACAGAA GCTGCAGATAGCCCAGGAGGAGCACCGCacggtggaggtggagaaggtgaACCTGGAGCAGAAGCTGAGGGATGAGATCAACTCGGCCAAACAGGAGGCCCAGCGCCTCAAGGGGCTCCGCGAGGGCACCGAGAACGAGCTGAGCCGGCAGAAATACGCAGAGGAAGAACTGGACCAG GTGCGCATGGCTCTGAAGAAGGCGGAGAAGGAGCTGGAGTCGCGGAGCAGCTGGTCCCCACCAGATGCCCTCCAGAAGTGGCTGCAGCTCACCCACGAGGTGGAGGTCCAGTACTACAACATCAAGAAGCAGAACGCCGAGAAACAGCTGCTGGTGGCCAAGGAGGGG GCCGAGAAGATCAAGAAGAAAAGGAACACCCTGTTTGGAACGTTCCACGTGGCACACAGCTCCTCCCTGGATGACGTGGACCACAAAATCCTGGCGGCAAA ACAGGCGCTGGGGGAGGTGACGGCTGCTCTGAGGGAGAGGCTGCATCGCTGGCAGCAGATCGAGATCCTGACGGGCTTCACCGTGGTCCACAACCCGGGGCTGCCCtcgctggcctcctccctgAACCTCGACCCCAGCTTCATGGGGGGCCGGGCCACGCCCCAGCACTTCATGATGTCGGAGGACATGGAGGACATGGATGAGGACATGATGACACCTGGAACTCTGCAAT CTCCCAGTATGATGTCCCTCCGTCAACGCCACATGGACCCCCAGCTGGCTATGGGCTCCCAGAGGTTGGTGGAGGGTTGTCTGTTGGGAGGGCACCAAGGGGAGGGTAGCCCTTACCCTTCCAGGTCTAGGACCTCCCAGTACCAGTCACCCAGCCAATCATATGGACAGTTTGAGAACTTCTgtctgccccccctctcctcggCTGTCTCGCACCCCGCCATATTCTGcgcctcctccacacctcctcagtccctctcctccctcctctcctgctcctcctcctgtctgcccagCTCCCTGGGAAGCTCCCACTCCGcccatgtcctcccctcctcctacttCCAGCCCATGGACACCATCTCAGACTCTGCCTCTTCAGACCTCACCAGAGGGCGCTCCAGACTGAGTGGCAGCTTCGG GGAGCTCAATCGCTCTGACTCCgactcctccctgtctctctccctaatgGGGGAGCGCCTGTCGGCCTACAGCACCAAGGGCCACCCGGTGAAGCCCACATCCCTGCTTCACGGCCCCCCAGGCCGCTCAGACGACCCCCTGTCCCTGCATGCCCTCACCCCCAACGGAGGGAATCGCATCCCCGAGGAAGAATCCCCTGCAGACGCGGTCCCAGACAGCCCCATCCTCATGAAGAAGGTTTACAGCATAGAGAAGTCAGCCAGCATGGGAGAGATCAACGTCAGTCTGTCCGAGTCCTCACGTTCCCTCAGCCCCAACTCCACTGACCCTGACACGCCCTCCCCAACGGGAGGCCAGGCTGGGGTAGTCGGGGGGTCCGGGGCCAAGGGCAGCAGCCGCatcccccagctctcctccaaGAAGAGCCCCCTGGAGGACGACAGCGGCTCCACGGGTGAAGAGACAGACTCCGCAGCCAGCCGTAAGAAACACACCTTCAAGATCTTCAAAAAGCAAAAGAAATAA
- the chrna10a gene encoding neuronal acetylcholine receptor subunit alpha-10a — translation MEALIDVCWSAHGKYAQKLLKDLFSNYTSALRPVEDTDNILNVTLQITLSQIIDMDERNQILTAYLWIRQVWTDSYLTWDKDDYDGLDTIRIPGSYVWRPDIVLYNNADDHFTVPMHTNVVIRHDGQIMWDSPAITKSSCKVDVSYFPFDSQQCRFTYGSWTYNGNQLDITNALDSADIADLVENVEWEILGMPAKKNVILYGCCAEPYPDVTYTLKLKRRASFYIFNLLIPCVMISFLAPLGFYLPADSGEKVSLGVTVMLALTVFQLLVAEIMPPSENVPLIGKYYISTMTMITASTALTIFIMNIHHCGPDAKPVPKWAKKVILQYLARVCFVYEVGENCLSVQPEKQEPPPQPKRDNCCMNGQAGREDFRVRVEGGLEAVIPEVREDLDQMMSPTGSMGRNPTNHYSAWRNGVFMSLDCGDTLRSARRSRKGGVSDRVGEEVPCQSQCACQQQQLLRNMEYIANCYRDQRATQKRTGEWKKVAKVLDRFFMWMFFIMVFLMSLLIVGKAI, via the exons ATGGAGGCACTGATTGATG TCTGTTGGAGTGCTCATGGAAAATACGCACAGAAGCTGCTGAAGGATTTGTTCAGCAACTACACCAGTGCTCTGAGGCCGGTGGAAGACACAGACAACATCCTGAATGTCACCTTGCAGATCACCCTGTCACAAATCATTGACATG GATGAACGCAACCAGATATTGACAGCATATTTGTGGATCCGGCAGGTGTGGACAGATTCCTACCTCACCTGGGATAAAGATGACTATGATGGGCTTGATACCATCCGTATACCTGGTAGTTATGTATGGAGACCTGACATTGTCCTATATAACAA TGCAGATGACCATTTCACAGTCCCCATGCACACCAAtgtggttatcagacatgaCGGACAGATCATGTGGGACTCCCCGGCCATCACCAAGAGCTCCTGCAAGGTGGACGTGTCCTACTTCCCCTTTGATTCCCAGCAGTGCCGATTCACCTACGGTTCCTGGACCTACAATGGGAACCAGCTGGACATCACGAATGCCCTGGACAGTGCGGACATAGCTGACCTGGTGGAGAACGTGGAGTGGGAGATTCTGGGAATGCCTGCTAAGAAGAACGTCATTCTGTACGGGTGCTGTGCCGAGCCTTACCCTGACGTGACCTACACCCTCAAACTCAAGCGGAGGGCCTCCTTCTACATCTTCAACCTGCTCATTCCGTGCGTGATGATCTCCTTCCTGGCTCCTCTGGGATTCTATCTGCCCGCTGACTCTGGTGAGAAGGTGTCCCTAGGGGTGACAGTGATGCTGGCTCTCACAGTCTTCCAGCTGCTGGTGGCAGAGATCATGCCTCCCTCGGAGAATGTCCCACTTATTG gaaaatattacatttccaCAATGACCATGATAACAGCGTCCACTGCCTTGACCATTTTCATCATGAACATCCACCACTGCGGCCCAGATGCTAAACCTGTGCCCAAATGGGCTAAAAAGGTCATCCTGCAATACCTGGCACGTGTGTGCTTTGTTTATGAAGTGGGGGAAAATTGCTTGTCTGTCCAGCCAGAGAAACAGGAGCCTCCTCCCCAACCGAAAAGAGACAACTGCTGCATGAACGGACAAGCAGGCAGAGAGGACTTCCGGGTGCGGGTGGAGGGAGGCTTGGAGGCGGTGATCCCCGAGGTGAGAGAGGACTTGGATCAGATGATGAGCCCCACTGGCTCCATGGGGAGGAACCCCACCAACCACTACAGCGCCTGGAGGAATGGCGTGTTCATGAGTCTGGACTGTGGGGACACGTTGAGGTCAGCCAGGCGGAGCAGGAAAGGAGGTGTGAGTGACAGAGTTGGGGAAGAGGTCCCGTGCCAAAGTCAATGCGCgtgtcagcagcagcagctcctcagGAATATGGAGTACATCGCCAACTGCTACCGTGATCAGAGGGCCACACAGAAAAGAActggggagtggaagaaggtgGCCAAGGTGTTAGACCGCTTCTTCATGTGGATGTTTTTCATCATGGTCTTCCTCATGAGCTTGCTTATCGTGGGGAAGGCAatttaa
- the LOC124477982 gene encoding olfactory receptor 2K2-like: MYIFLGNLSFIDIVIATSVHPKFITMVLQNDFTISFSGCFIQMYVYLGVQTVEGFLLCVMAYDRYVAICNPLRYSSIISGKVCALMVAIAWVSGLLIG; this comes from the exons ATGTACATCTTTCTTGGTAATCTGTCTTTCATAGACATAGTAATAGCAACCAGTGTTCACCCTAAGTTCATAACAATGGTTTTACAGAATGACTTTACCATATCATTTTCAGGTTGTTTTATCCAAATGTATGTGTATTTGGGTGTTCAAACTGTTGAAGGatttctcctgtgtgtgatgGCTTATGACCGATATGTAGCCATCTGCAATCCTCTTCGTTACAGCAGTATAATCTCTGGGAAGGTATGTGCTCTAATGGTAGCTATAGCATGGGTGTCTGGTCTCCTAAT tggctag